A single genomic interval of Antechinus flavipes isolate AdamAnt ecotype Samford, QLD, Australia chromosome 1, AdamAnt_v2, whole genome shotgun sequence harbors:
- the MBD4 gene encoding methyl-CpG-binding domain protein 4 isoform X1: MGDDERKLVTEKREEITPQLQEPNANIHCDGGTTMEHSKSVPCGWERIVKQRLSGKTAGKYDVYFISPEGVKFRSKSLLACYLHKSGETSLKLEDFDFRAPPKSDTPSGLPRASKEALAAQFQGEQSCLIPKQKLRTSHRKAKDVLPLPCKVSQVQDQNSELSRFTSKPRLQKGADVSDSQNLKTPTGKATTTKGSCMKEAKKRARKGHSGCIQRQKRAASGKGAISIAQDKHFERPFCCSDDRMSNMNIKVTKEEEKELINKIFASSSHAQMHTAHGTCTENALGASEVSEYKEKSGRTSGGSEKTFIETGEKKEHLHVDILKCNSEIDSSSSQDEKDLTFVPTFQENIIQRPQVERRKTSQYFSNKYNQEALSPPRRKLFKKWTPPRSPFNLVQETLFHDPWKLLIATIFLNRTSGKMAIPVLWEFLEKYPSAEVARAADWKEVSELLKPLGLYDLRAKTIIKFSDEYLTKQWKYPIELHGIGKYGNDSYRIFCVNEWKQVHPEDHKLNKYHDWLWENHEKLSLS, from the exons ATGGGAGATGATGAAAGAAAGTTagtgacagaaaaaagagaagaaataactcCCCAGTTACAGGAACCTAATGCCAACATTCACTGTGATGGTGGCACTACCATGGAGCATTCTAAGTCTGTTCCTTGTGGATGGGAAAGGATTGTCAAGCAAAGATTATCTggaaaaactgctggaaaataTGATGTTTATTTTATCAG tcctGAGGGAGTGAAGTTTAGATCCAAAAGTTTACTTGCATGTTACCTTCACAAAAGTGGAGAGACTTCTCTTAAGCTAGAAGATTTTGACTTCCGGGCCCCTCCCAAGAGTGACACTCCTTCAGGACTCCCACGTGCCAGTAAGGAAGCTTTGGCAGCCCAGTTCCAGGGGGAGCAAAGCTGCCTGATCCCAAAACAAAAGCTGAGGACGTCTCACAGGAAAGCAAAAGATGTGCTTCCTCTCCCATGTAAGGTTTCACAGGTGCAGGACCAGAATAGTGAACTGTCTCGCTTCACTTCCAAGCCAAGGCTCCAGAAGGGTGCTGATGTCAGTGACTCTCAGAATCTGAAAACGCCCACAGGAAAGGCAACAACTACAAAAGGGAGTTGCATGAAGGAGGCTAAGAAAAGGGCCAGGAAAGGTCATTCTGGCTGCATTCAAAGACAGAAAAGGGCAGCATCTGGTAAAGGAGCTATTTCCATTGCACAAGACAAGCACTTTGAGAGACCCTTTTGCTGTTCTGATGACAGAATGAGTAACATGAATATAAAAGtgacaaaggaagaagaaaaagaactgataaataaaatatttgcttcaAGCTCACATGCCCAGATGCATACTGCACATGGAACTTGTACAGAAAATGCATTAGGTGCCAGTGAAGTttcagaatataaagaaaagagtgGGCGTACTTCTGGAGGATCTGAAAAGACCTTTAtagaaactggagaaaaaaaggaacatttgcatgttgacattttaaaatgtaattctgAAATAGACAGTAGCAGCTCCCAGGATGAAAAAGATTTGACTTTTGTGCCGACATTTCAAG AAAACATCATCCAGCGACCAcaagtggagagaaggaaaaccAGCCAGTATTTCTCCAACAAATATAACCAAGAAG CCCTTAGTCCACCTCGACGGAAACTGTTTAAAAAGTGGACCCCTCCTCGatccccttttaatcttgtccAGGAAACACTCTTTCATGACCCATGGAAGCTCCTCATTGCTACTATATTTCTCAATAGGACTTCAG GCAAGATGGCAATACCTGTGCTCTGGGAGTTTCTGGAGAAGTACCCTTCGGCCGAGGTGGCGAGAGCTGCAGACTGGAAGGAAGTGTCCGAGTTGCTCAAGCCTCTCGGGCTCTATGATCTCAGAGCCAAAACCATCATCAAATTCTCAG ATGAATATCTGACCAAGCAGTGGAAGTACCCAATCGAGCTGCACGGAATTGGAAAATACGGCAATGACTCCTACAGAATTTTTTGTGTCAACGAGTGGAAACAG GTCCATCCTGAAGACCACAAGTTAAATAAATATCATGATTGGCTCtgggaaaatcatgaaaaactaAGTCTTAGTTGA
- the MBD4 gene encoding methyl-CpG-binding domain protein 4 isoform X2: MGDDERKLVTEKREEITPQLQEPNANIHCDGGTTMEHSKSVPCGWERIVKQRLSGKTAGKYDVYFISPEGVKFRSKSLLACYLHKSGETSLKLEDFDFRAPPKSDTPSGLPRASKEALAAQFQGEQSCLIPKQKLRTSHRKAKDVLPLPCKVSQVQDQNSELSRFTSKPRLQKGADVSDSQNLKTPTGKATTTKGSCMKEAKKRARKGHSGCIQRQKRAASGKGAISIAQDKHFERPFCCSDDRMSNMNIKVTKEEEKELINKIFASSSHAQMHTAHGTCTENALGASEVSEYKEKSGRTSGGSEKTFIETGEKKEHLHVDILKCNSEIDSSSSQDEKDLTFVPTFQENIIQRPQVERRKTSQYFSNKYNQEALSPPRRKLFKKWTPPRSPFNLVQETLFHDPWKLLIATIFLNRTSGKMAIPVLWEFLEKYPSAEVARAADWKEVSELLKPLGLYDLRAKTIIKFSDEYLTKQWKYPIELHGIGKYGNDSYRIFCVNEWKQPRDRPASPCPPVVV, encoded by the exons ATGGGAGATGATGAAAGAAAGTTagtgacagaaaaaagagaagaaataactcCCCAGTTACAGGAACCTAATGCCAACATTCACTGTGATGGTGGCACTACCATGGAGCATTCTAAGTCTGTTCCTTGTGGATGGGAAAGGATTGTCAAGCAAAGATTATCTggaaaaactgctggaaaataTGATGTTTATTTTATCAG tcctGAGGGAGTGAAGTTTAGATCCAAAAGTTTACTTGCATGTTACCTTCACAAAAGTGGAGAGACTTCTCTTAAGCTAGAAGATTTTGACTTCCGGGCCCCTCCCAAGAGTGACACTCCTTCAGGACTCCCACGTGCCAGTAAGGAAGCTTTGGCAGCCCAGTTCCAGGGGGAGCAAAGCTGCCTGATCCCAAAACAAAAGCTGAGGACGTCTCACAGGAAAGCAAAAGATGTGCTTCCTCTCCCATGTAAGGTTTCACAGGTGCAGGACCAGAATAGTGAACTGTCTCGCTTCACTTCCAAGCCAAGGCTCCAGAAGGGTGCTGATGTCAGTGACTCTCAGAATCTGAAAACGCCCACAGGAAAGGCAACAACTACAAAAGGGAGTTGCATGAAGGAGGCTAAGAAAAGGGCCAGGAAAGGTCATTCTGGCTGCATTCAAAGACAGAAAAGGGCAGCATCTGGTAAAGGAGCTATTTCCATTGCACAAGACAAGCACTTTGAGAGACCCTTTTGCTGTTCTGATGACAGAATGAGTAACATGAATATAAAAGtgacaaaggaagaagaaaaagaactgataaataaaatatttgcttcaAGCTCACATGCCCAGATGCATACTGCACATGGAACTTGTACAGAAAATGCATTAGGTGCCAGTGAAGTttcagaatataaagaaaagagtgGGCGTACTTCTGGAGGATCTGAAAAGACCTTTAtagaaactggagaaaaaaaggaacatttgcatgttgacattttaaaatgtaattctgAAATAGACAGTAGCAGCTCCCAGGATGAAAAAGATTTGACTTTTGTGCCGACATTTCAAG AAAACATCATCCAGCGACCAcaagtggagagaaggaaaaccAGCCAGTATTTCTCCAACAAATATAACCAAGAAG CCCTTAGTCCACCTCGACGGAAACTGTTTAAAAAGTGGACCCCTCCTCGatccccttttaatcttgtccAGGAAACACTCTTTCATGACCCATGGAAGCTCCTCATTGCTACTATATTTCTCAATAGGACTTCAG GCAAGATGGCAATACCTGTGCTCTGGGAGTTTCTGGAGAAGTACCCTTCGGCCGAGGTGGCGAGAGCTGCAGACTGGAAGGAAGTGTCCGAGTTGCTCAAGCCTCTCGGGCTCTATGATCTCAGAGCCAAAACCATCATCAAATTCTCAG ATGAATATCTGACCAAGCAGTGGAAGTACCCAATCGAGCTGCACGGAATTGGAAAATACGGCAATGACTCCTACAGAATTTTTTGTGTCAACGAGTGGAAACAG CCTCGAGACCGTCCTGCTTCCCCTTGTCCCCCAGTAGTAGTTTAA